The window CATTGTCATGGAGTACATGCCGGACCAGAAGATCGTGGAGTCCAAGAGCTTCAAGCTCTACATGTTCGCCTACCGCAATCACCAGTCCTTCATGGAGACCCTGACCAACAAGATGCTCGACGATTTCGTCGAGACCCTCGATCCCCTCTGGTGCCGCGTCAAAGGCATCTTCGCCCCGCGAGGAGCCACCGACCTGCACGTCTTTGCCGAGCATTTCAAAACGGATTCCCCGCGCATCGACGAGGTAAGAGCCATGGTTTCCGAGTGGAAACAGGAAGCGAACAGACACGGGGCGTAACTTCTCTCGCCATATAAACGAAAAAGCCGTCTCTTAGACGGCTTTTCTTGTTTGTGCTTCAGCGGCCCAGACACCCTGCTCTATTATGCTCACGAACAGAAAAGAGTTTTTCGCTGACCATGGTTTATTTTCTCCATGGGCATGGTATGGAAAGGTAGGTTCAAAGGCTCACGCTCCTCCCCGATGAACGGGAGAAGCCCCCTCTTAAAGGGAAAGCGAATCAACTGCCTTGAAATATCTCAGGGAGGAACACCATGGAAGTACGAAGAAGCTATTGCGGGCTATGCCACCCTCGCTGCGGCATGCTGTTGCATATTGATAACGGCAAGGTCGTGAAAATCACTGGCGACCCGGACCATCCGATCTCTCGCGGCGCTCTTTGTGAACGTGGCCGACTGATGCTGGACCACATCTATCACCCCGACCGCCTGAATTATCCGCTGAAACGCGTCGGCGAACGGGGCGAAGGCAAATGGGAGCGGATCAGCTGGGAGCAGGCTCTGAATGAAGTGGCCGAGAAGCTCTCCAAGCTGCGCGAGGAATTCGGGGCCGAGACGCTGACGTTCACCCACGGCACAAAGCGGACGTACCACTGGGACTGCCGCCGTTTCTTCAACCTCTTTGGCTCCCCCAACACCTGTGGCGTGAATACCATCTGCATGTGCCCGAGTTACGCCACCGAATATGCCACCTATGGCGGCATGGTCATGGGAAGCGACATCGTCCATTCGCAATGTGTCGTCATGTGGGGATGCAACGCATCCAAGTCGAACCCGATGGGCCTGACTCCAATGATCGCAGCGGCACAAAAGAACGGCGCCAAGCTCATGGTCGTTGACCCGCGACGGACAAAAGAGGCTGAAAAGGCCGACCTGTGGTTGCAGATTCGCCCCGGCACGGACCTCGCTCTGATGCTGGGCTGGATTCGCCACATCATTACGAACGATTTGTACGACAAGGATTTCGTTGCCAATCATACTGTCGGCTTTGACGAGCTCAAGGACGCCGTGGAATCCTACACCCCGAAAAAGGTCGAGGAGATCACTTCGGTTCCGGCGGCCCTCGTGGTCGAATCCGCCACCATGTACGCGACAGCCGCGTCGGCCGTGATTCCCTTTGGCCTCGGTCTGGACAAACAGGGCGTGAACTCGACACAGTGTGCCCGTGGTCGAGCCATCTTGCGCGCCATCACCGGCAACCTCGAAGTTCCCGGCGGCGACATCTTCAGTCAGGCAGCCAATGTGGGCAAGGTCCACGACTGGGAATACCTTGAATTGAACGACATGATGCCCCAGGGCCAAAAGGCCAAGCAGCTCGGCGCGGATAAGTACCCGTTCTTCGGCTTCCCCGGCTGGGAGCGCAACTATGCCGCCAACAAGAAGCTGCCCCAAGGCTACGCCATGCCCCCTGAAGCGTGGCATTCAAATCTGGCCCACGCCAGAGAGGTCATGAACGCCATCATTACCGGGAAGCCATATCCGGTGAAGGCAGCCATCACCCTGGCGAGCAACCCGCTCCTCTCCCTGCCCAATACGCAGCAGGTCTTCGAGGCGCTCAAGGCGCTCGACCTCTATGTGGTCATGGAATACTACATGACCCCCTCGGCAGCCATGGCCGACTATGTTTTCCCGGCGTCCACCACGGTGGAACAGCCGGAGATCTGGTTGACCAGCGGGTTCTGCGTCGCCTGTCCGCAGGGGATCGACCCAATTGAGGAACGGAAGGACAGCTACTACTTCTACAGGCAATTGGGACTGCGACTTGGTCAGGAAGAGCACTGGCCGTGGGAGACCATCGAAGACGTTTACGACCACTGCCTCGAACCTGTCGGACTGACATTCCAGAAGCTGGCCGAACAGAATGGCCTTTTTGGGGAGATGGAGTTCCGTCGATACGAAAAGTACGGATTCGGTACACCCTCAGGTAAGGTGGAACTCAAATCGTCCATCTTTGAGGAGCTGGGCGCCGACCCGTTACCCGTGTATCACGAGCCTGTCTGGAGCCCGGAGAGCAAGGAGCCTGAGCTGACGGAAGAGTACCCGCTCATCCTCATCACCGGCAGTCGCTTCATGCCCATGTATCACTCCGAGCAGCGGCAAATCGAAAAGGCACGCAAGAAAGTGCCCGATCCCCTGCTTTCGATCCACCCGGACACGGCTGCCGAGCTTGGCCTCGCAGAGGGAGACTGGGCAGTCATCTCAACCCCGTCCGGTTCCATCCGCCAGCGGGTCCACATCACGGATGTGATGCACCCGAAGATGGTCGACGCACAGCACTCCTGGTGGTTCCCCGAACGCAACGAAAAGCTGCCAGACCTGTTTGGCGTCTTCGAATCCAACGCGAACATGCTCTGCCCTGACGCTCATGAATTCTGCAGCCCGGAAATCGGCAGTTGGCCACACTCCGCGCTCATCTGTCGGGTTGAAAAAGAACAGTAGGCTAAAAATATACACGGGGCGTACGTAATCCCTTGAACAATAACAATGGCCGGACTTGCGGATTTCTCCCGCAAGTCCGGCCTTCAAATTTTCCGGTACTATCGGTTACTAGCTGCGAGTCCGATCCCGGCGCCGATAAACGTGCCGCCGATGACCTTCTTCACATACTTCCCGACCTTTGCCTTGGAGAAGACGGAGATCACTTTCTGCCCGCTCACGGCGTAGATCATGAAGCAGACAAATGCGATCACAGCGCAAATTCCCAACAGCACACTGGACTGAGTCATATACGCCATTTCCGGGTTAATAAACTGGGGGAATATCGCGGTGAAGAAAACGATCGCTTTCGGATTTCCCGCTGTCACCAAGGCGCCCTGCATGAACATTTTTCTCGAAGAAACACGCTCCCCGGCCTGCCCGGTCTCGTCTTCTGAAATCAATGCTCCTGAAGACAGGAGAAGTGTCGCACCGATATACACCAAGTAGGCTGCGCCCGCCCATTTGACCAAGTGGAACACGGCCTCCGATGCAACCAGAATGGTTCCCAGACCGGCAATGGAGATCGAGGCCTGAATCAAGGTGACGACAACATTGCCAAGGGCCGATGCAACAGTTTTCCTTGCCCCGTACTGCATCCCGTGGGTCAACGCCAGCAGCATGCTGGGACCGGGAATAATGGAGGCAACAAACACCGTTACAGAGAACAAAAGAACAAAGTGAAATGTCATTACAGCACGCCCATTGATTGTTTCTGCCGTGAATCGGTCACGGTCATCGATTGGTAGAACCCCTGTGATTAGAGAAGAAAGATATGGCCATGAACCCCACGAGTCAAATCCCCTCACTCAATATTCATCAAACATTTTTGGGTCCATCTAAACATTTCTTTATATAACTATCATGGAAACCTGCTACTTAGCTCCTATTCTATAGCAAAAGACGCGAACCAGCAGCAGGCTCTCACATGGCACAGAAGCACGACATCGACACGCTGAAAGAAAAGATCCATGCCCTTGAGGATGAGTTGGAATCATACAGGCGGAACCTGTCTGACCGTTCCAGCAAAATTGATTTCCTGCAGGAGGTGCTGGACCAGTCACTGGCCAAGGTCTACGCCCTTGATGGCGAGCAGTTCACCTATGTCAGCCGTTCTTTTGCCCGGGCATTCGGCTATGACTCCCCCTCGGAAATCGTCGGGAAAATTCCGATCATCGAACTCGTCGCCCCGGAATGCAGGAAGCTGGTGGCCGAGAATCTGCGCAAACGCAGTAGCGGCCGGACGCGGGAGATGCACTACACGTTCACCGGGCTCCTCAAAGACGGCTCGTACAGCATGGTGGAGGTACAGGGAAGCGCCATGCAGGTCGGCACCCAGAATCAGGTTGTCGGCGTCATCGTGGATGTCAGCCACTACAACAAGATCAGTAACCTCGCCTATTACGACGCCCTGACCGGCCTACCCAACCGGGTGCTTTTCGCCGACAGGCTCGAGGCCGCGGTGATGCTCGCAGAAACGACAGGCGGGAGCTTTTCCCTGATGTTCATTGATCTGGACGACTTCAAAAAGGTGAACGACTCCGTCGGCCACGCGGCAGGAGATTTCGTGCTCAAGGAATCAGCCAACCGCATGATCGAACAGATCAGGCAAGGCATGGACACCGTGAGCAGAATCGGCGGCGACGAGTTCGTCGCCATCCTCGGCGAAACCGGCTGCCGCGACCACTGTGCGGATCTGGCCGGAAAGATGATCAAGGAACTCGAACGCCCCATGCCGTTCTGTGACCACGACATCAGCGTCAGCGCCAGCATCGGCATCAGCGTCTTCCCCACCGACGGCCACGACGCCACATCCATCATCAAGGCCGCGGATATGGCCATGTACAAGGCCAAACGAGGCGGCAAGGGGACGTTTGCATTTTATGACGGCTCCAACCGCCTGAAGTGCTCTTTAAAGTAAGCCCACAAAAAAGGCCGCCCCAAACGGGACGGCCTTTTATTTTCTATCGCATCTATTCGGATTCAACATGTAAAGGAACTTCACGAAACACCCTTGTCATAATCCTCCGATTCAACGTCATAAGCCCCTCCCAACTCTTCCCGAAGTCTCCGAAAGAGACTTTCTCCTTCCAATTGAAAAGCTTGCCATAACAGCTTATCCGCACGTTTGGAGGAAAAGCCTGAATCGGGTGGATACCGTTGGTCCAAAGTAGACTGAAAAATTCTATCCCACTCTGCAATGTCGTGCTTCAAGTCGTCACTAATAGGCAATGTTTCTGGATCGGTTGGCTCACCGCAGCCGTCTGAATCATCTATCCAGATGGGATGACACATCCATTCTAAAAAGAAACGCATTCTTCTCAACACACAAAACCCCACACAGTTATGATATCTTCATCTTATGAGCGATTATCCAAACCGTTTTCTAGACGTTTTTCCCGAATTAAATCTCTGCTCTCGTCAACATGGCGTTTCAACTTTTCCAATCCAGATATAACTGATGCATATATATCTTTATTCTCTTCTTTATCGAGAAATTTATCTGGATGTTCGTTATGCCACTTAATTGCTTCATCAATCGTCATAATCCATTCATCGACATTCCCGCCGATGTATCCATTCATGGTCGGGCCGACAGTATGTATTAAGGATGCAAACAGGGCGGGATCTTCTGATGCTTTGAGCGAAGGATTTGCTTTCAGATAGGCTCTAAAGCGAATCTGTCCTACATAGAACCACATCACACCTTTCTGGAAATCCCCCTCTGAAAACACTTTTGAGGCTTGAGTAAAATAATTCCCAGGGTGTCCTTTAACCAGTGCACTTTCAACTTCAGATGGGCTCATGCTTGAAAAGTCTGAAGGGGTAATTATGTACTCTGCATTCAAGCCTTTTTTCGTGGAAGTACAACCGAAAACCAAAAAGCAAATCAACACTAAAGCAAATCTTTTCATGCTCAATCTCACAGGTTTATTTAAACAAGAACAGATTGCTGCCATAGTTCTACATTTTACGCAAACCGCCCAATATTCTGCCTTCTTAATAATAAAAAAAAGGCCGCCCCAAACGGGACGGCCTTTTCTATTTCTATCTCAACGATCCTAGTTGAAGATCGTTCCGATTCGATTGAAACGGATATCGGTGAGGGAGCCCCAGGACCAGTAGATGATCAGAGCCTTACCCACGATCTTTTCGCGCTTGACCGTTCCCCACCAGCGGGAGTCGAAGGAGCCTTCGCGGTTGTCACCGAGCATGAAGTAGCGGCCTTCGGGGATGGTGTAGGGACCGAAATTGTCACGGATGGGCTGCATGTCTGCCTTGGTGTGGCGCACGTAGGGCTCATCCAGCGGCTCGCCGTTGATGTAGACCACCTTGTTCTTGATCTCCACGGTGTCGCCGGGCAGGCCGATGACGCGCTTGATGTAGTCCTTGGTCTCGTCCTCGGGGAACTTGAAGACCACGATATCGCCGCGCTCGGGGTCGCCCACCTTGTACAGCACTTTGCCGTCAGTGGTATCGAGCCAGACATTCGACGGCAGGCGCACGTCGTAGGCGAACTTGGTCACCAACAGGTGGTCGCCGATCTGGAGGGTATCCAGCATGGAGCCGGACGGAATCTTGAATGCCTGTACGATGAAGGCGCGAATGACAAAGGCCAGCAGCAAGGCCACAACTACGGCCTCGATGGTGTCCCGGAACTGTTTCATGGAATCATGTGTCATGTATATATGTCCTAAAATCAGATGAATAAAATCAGAGTCGGAGGTCGCCTTCGGCTCCATTGTCAGATGACGTCGCCTCCGGCGGCCAAAGGGCTATACCCTTTGGAATCCCTTTCGTGCCTTTGGCGTGGGCCAGTCTATGCTTATACTCAGTTAAATCAAGTTCCCATTTTTTTTGCACACACCCCACCCTCGAGCGAAGCGAGCTACAAAAAGTTTATGAGGGTGTCGGGAACCCTTTACAAAGGGTTCCTGACCCGTCGGAGACGCCCGTCCGGCGAGGACCCGCCGGAGGCTTCTCTTATTCCTCGTCTGCCTTCAAGACAGAGAGGAATGCTTCCTGCGGGATCTCGACGTTGCCCATGCGACGCATGCGCTTCTTACCTTCCTTCTGTTTCTCGAGCAGCTTGCGCTTACGAGAAATATCACCACCGTAACACTTGGCGGTAACGTCCTTGCGGAAGGGTGCGTTGCGCTCCTTGGCAATGATCTTGTTGCCGATGGCGGCCTGAATCACGACCTCGAACATCTGGCGCGGGATGGAGCGCTTCAGCTTGAGGGCGAGAGAACGACCGATGCGCTGCGAGTTCTCACGGTGCACGATGCAGGAGAAGGCATCCACGGGATCGCCGTTGATCAGGATGTCGAGACGCACGAGGTCGGCGTCGCGGTAATCGATGATCTCGTAATCGAGGCTGGCGTAGCCCTTGGTGGAAGACTTCAGCTTGTCGAAGAAATCGTACATGACCTCGGCGAAAGGCATCTCGTAGGTGATGACCACGCGGTTTTCGGTGATGTACGCCATGTCCTTCTGAATGCCGCGTTTCTCTTCGCAGAGGGCGAGCACCGCACCAACGAACTCGTTGGGCACGTGCACTTCGAGGCGCACGAAAGGCTCGCTGATGCGACCGATCTTGGTCGGATCAGGCAGCTTGGACGGGTTGTCGATGGTCAGGACTTCGCCCTGCACGTCCTCCACCTCGTAAATAACCGAGGGGGCGGTGGTGATGAGCTTGGCCTCGAATTCGCGCTCCAGACGCTCCTGAATGATCTCGATGTGGAGCAGACCGAGGAAGCCGCAACGGAAGCCGAAGCCGAGCGCCTGAGAAGTCTCGGGCTCGTAGCTGAAGGCGGCGTCGTTGAGCTGGAGCTTTTCCAGCGCGGCCTTGAGAGTTTCGTACTCACTCGGCTCCACCGGATAGAGACCGGAGAAGACCATGGGCTTGACCGGCTTGAAGCCGGGGTACGGCTCGGTCACCGGACGGGCAGCATGGGTGATGGTATCGCCCACGGGCGCATCGCCCAGCTCTTTCATGGAGGCGCAGAGGAATCCAACCTCGCCGGGCCCCATGGACTTGATGTCCACGGCCTCAGGCATGAACGCACCGAGTCGAGTGACTTCGAAGTCCTTGCCGGAGGAAAAAATTCTGATCATGTCTTTCTTCTTCAGCGTACCGTCGAGGATACGGAAGAGCACGACCACACCCTGATAGGAGTCGTACCAGGAGTCGAAGATCAGGGCCTTGAGCGGCGCGTCCGGATCGCCCTTGGGCGGCGGCAGCATGTGAATGACTGCGTCCACGACATCCTGCACGTTCAGGCCGGTCTTGGCAGAAACGGAGATGGGGTTGGAGCAGTCCAGCCCGATGACCTCTTCGATCTCGTGGCTGATGCGTTCCGGATCGGCGCTGGGCAGGTCGATCTTGTTCAGGACCGGGATGACCTCCAGGTCGTTGTCCAGCGCGAGGTACACGTTGGCCAGCGTCTGGGCCTCAACGCCCTGGGTGGAGTCGACCACCAGCAGCGCGCCCTCGCAGGACGACAGCGAACGGGACACCTCGTAGGAGAAGTCCACGTGGCCGGGCGTATCAATAAGGTTCAGAATGTATTTCTCGCCGTCGCTATCGGTGTACGGAATACGTACGGTCTGGGCCTTGATGGTGATGCCGCGTTCTCGTTCCAGTTCCATTTTGTCGAGGTACTGGTCTTTCTTGTCTCGGTCGCCGACCATGCCGGTCAGTTCGAGGATGCGGTCCGCCAAGGTCGACTTGCCGTGGTCGATATGGGCGATGATGCTGAAATTGCGGATTTTATCTATTTTGCTCATAGTTCTCATAGCTAAGAGGTTTCATGTCATAGGCAATACGGTAAGACCCCATCGCCGGGCATGTGGAGTGGGTTGTAAAGGATTTGGGGGTGGTTGTCTAATATATATGGGCGAGCTTATGAAGCCATGATTGCATAAAAGCCGCACTGACAAAGAAGGCCTCCCACTGAATACACCAGCGAAAGGCCTTCTTTGTAATCGGAGGGAAAAGCTCTACGCCGTAGCTTTCCGGCGAAGGCCGACGAGTCCGACAAGGCCGGACCCCAGCAGCCAGACAGCACCGGGGAGAGGAGTCGGTGAAGTTCGTTCTTCCAACGAGTTGAATCCACTTGCACTCTTCAGAAATCCCAATTGTGTAGACAGATACATGGGGCCAGCATAATTTTGAAACACAGCAGCATCCATAGCACCGCTAATCAAAGGCTCTGGTGTGTAAAGGTAAAAATATGACATGTCGTCAATGGCTACCAAAAGGTCGGTGAAAACGTATTCCAGCTGCATGATGCCAGTGTTAACCGATATTCCTCCGAATATGGAGCCATCACTATCAATGTCTGGAGAGTCTGTTACCCAGCCGGTAAAAGGAGCAGAAATCGGGTTTGTTTCATACTCTGTAAACGTCCCAGAGAAATCATAAATTGTAGCGTGTGCGCTCCCTACCATGGACATCACGACAGCCAGCGACATAACAATCCGAACCAGTGACATTTTCATCTACATATCTCCTGAACAATCAACACAAAGTTGCAGCGATTACGCGTTCATCTTCCGACGCAAACCCACGAGTCCGACAAGGCCGGACCCCAGCAGCCAGACAGCGCCGGGGAGAGGAGTCGGAGCCGGGGCGTCTGCCGAGGTCACGACGATGTCGATGTCTGCATCCAAAATATTACCCGGACCTATACCATACATAAATTCATATATAGTCCCAGTGTAAAGAGGCTCTAAATCGTCAACATTGGAGAAGCTCTCAAGCCCATATGTAGTAGGCCAGTAATGATCGACCAGCTTTACCATACCATCAATCATTAGTGTCGAAGTCGCACTAGAAACACCAGCTACTGTAACAAACTGAGAAAAACTCACATCCACAAGGCGCTCGATATCTCTCCCATAATCAGAGAAAATCGTCAGCGCCCCACGAAACATGATATATTCCTGTAAATTGGTCGCATCTAAGGAAACCCCGTTATCGATGCTCCTGCTTGAAAAGATTCCGCTATTAAGAGAGTTCCCCGAGAACTCAATATAGTAGGCCTGCGCAGAGCACGGGATTGCCAGAATGACAGCAACGATGAGTGTGTAGACGAGCTTCATAAGTCCTCCGATAAAATTTTATCGACTTATGCATAAATCACACCCATTTTAATCTGCTGTGCAAAAACAGGTTGTTATTGAGGTTGCGTTGGGAATGGTGGCGGGGAGTGGGGATTTTTCTGGATTTATTGGACAATAGAGGAGGTCGGCCTTCGGCCTCCGATTATTGGAAGATTCCTGCCGGAGGCGTCCTGCGCGGACGGCGGTTCTTTTTTGGCTGAGCCGCCCCAAAAAAGAACGAAAAAAGCGCGGCTTTTCTAGCTTGGCCGCCCGGCGTGAGCGGCTGAGAATCTGATCCAAATAGAATGCCTTGAGCCGCGCTGCGCGACGTTCGTCGCTGCCCGATAACCTACGGCCATGGGCGGCATTCGATTTGGTCAGCTTCTAGGCCACTCTCTTGAGGGCTGGGAAAGTTGACCTGTTCTGAACTCAAATATTGACAACTTGTTATCAACAATAAAAATGTATAAGAATCTTAATAGACAGTTGAGGTGAGTCGATTTGAATTCCAGAAAAGTAATAGCAGATAGACTCAATTTTGAGTTCTCCAAACGTAATTATTCATCACACGATGTCGCCAAACTTTGTGACATCGATGAGATTCTTGTTGATAATTACCTAAACGCAAAAGCAGAACTCAAGGTTTCAGAATTAAAAGAAATCTGCTCATGCCTTAACTTCAATTTCCTTTATTTACTCAAATCGAACTATCAACCGACTTCGGTCAGCTTTAGAAACATTGATTCCGAGGCCAAAACATTTGCATCAGGAATAGAGAACGCCTTTCACATTGTTAAAGAACTGATCCCCAACATCAACGAATCAAAAATCAAGCCACAGAAAAACTATCCAACTGAATGGCTAGAACTTATCGTTATTGCAAGGAATCACGTTAATGCAGTAAAAAAAGAATACAACAATTCGTTAAGTTGGGCATGCACGATGCTCAATGTTACTTTCTTCACTTCCAAATCTGATATTGATGTAGACGGTTTTTATCTTACTGATAATTCGAAAAATGCAATATACATAAATACAAACTATCCACCGTGCAGAATACGTTTCACCATCGCACATGAGTTGTCACACCTATTATTCGACCATGACGCCGCAGTCAGCTCCGACAACCTGAAGTTCAATCCATATTCAAAGAATATTGACAAGAAAGATATTCCTGAATTCCTTGCAACAAAGTTTGCTCAATTCTTTTTGATTCCATTTGAAAAGGCTAATCGTTGGGCCATGCAGTGGCCTAATAATATTGACCTCGATGATGTACAAAGAACTATCTTTGAGAACAAAACCAGTGTTGATGTAGCTATCAATGCTTTATATGATTTATTGTACATTTCTGGAAAAACAGAACAATACAAGAACATCAAAGAGAAACTTTCTCACCTTTACTCAAGTAGTGACGATGACATCTTAACTCTTCTAAAACGGAACAAACAAAGATTTTCTAATATCATTAGTGACAATAAAGACTCTTTCTCAGAATCTGTCTATTCTCGTATTGAATCTGAACTTGAGCTATGACTATGACAACAGAACACTTCTTAGACTCTTCTTTTGTTTCCCAGCTGTATAGAGTAGACGATACTTGTGAACTGCTAGCATGGATTCCCACATTATTAGAAAAAGAATGTTTAGTTTCAACGGACCAGTTTTACAAAGGAAAATGTAATCAATCAGATCACTACTGTGCTGTTTTAGAAGATAAAGTTTCTGAGGAAGATGCAATCGACTTTTGGATCAATTGCAATGATCAAGTTCAACTTGAGCGAATCTATGATGTCGACTCAAAGACGGGTGACATCTATGACTTATTAGCAGTGGCCTATGCAGCACAAACGACATGTGAAATTTTTAGCTGTGACAGAAGACTCTTAATAGTCTGCAAACAAATGACTGTTCCTCATAAGTGCTTTAAGTCAGTCATGTGTGATCTAGATAGCAAAGAAGACCTTTTCTCTAATGACCACTTCGAACTCTGTAAGATGCACGATCCGAAAGGAGATGATCCATTCTTCCACTTTGCATCAAACACAAGATGCAAAGAATGCTGTAACAACATCTGCGTCTTCCCATTAATCCCTAGGCATAGCATCAAACCACCAAAGCCTTAGAAGCTGACCAATCGATGGAGCGACTCTTTCGAATCGTTACGAGCCATACGAGATCGCACACCATCGATTCGGGGAGCGGAGCCGATTGGATCAGATTCTTGGGCGTGGATGGCAGCGGCCAAGCTAGGGAAGCCGAGTTTCTTTGGTTCTTTCTTGGGGCGGCTCAGCCAAGAAAGAACCGCCGTCTGCGTAGGACGCCACCCGGCAGCGATGGTTCATCAATCGGAGCCGAAGGCGACCTCCTCTAAATTCTTCCAACTAAAAAGGCCGCTCCATCGGAGCGGCCTTTTCTTCTCTTCAATCAAATAAACCTAGCGTAGCGTCTACCCGCCAAACTGATAAAACAAACTCGCCTGTGTACAACACCCGCTGAAGCCGAGCGATTTATACACCGTTTCCATACACACGGCTTCCCTGACGACGCCCGCCAAGTGATCTAAGGCGTCTTCCAGATCGAAGCGCACCTGTACGTCCTCTAACGGCGACAGGCCTTTGTCCATTCGGAGCTGATCGATAAACCAGCGGCGGAATTCGTCGGCGTCGAACAGGCCGTGGAGGTAGGTTCCCCAGACGCGGCCGTCGGGGCGGGCAAAGCCGAGGGGATCGCCGCTGTTGTCGCGCAGGGCGATGCGGAGATTCTCGGACAGCGGTTTGGTTTCGCCGTGGTGGATTTCGTAGCCGTGGACCCGGCGGCCTGATTTGGAGTGCT of the Pseudodesulfovibrio sp. zrk46 genome contains:
- a CDS encoding ImmA/IrrE family metallo-endopeptidase, translated to MNSRKVIADRLNFEFSKRNYSSHDVAKLCDIDEILVDNYLNAKAELKVSELKEICSCLNFNFLYLLKSNYQPTSVSFRNIDSEAKTFASGIENAFHIVKELIPNINESKIKPQKNYPTEWLELIVIARNHVNAVKKEYNNSLSWACTMLNVTFFTSKSDIDVDGFYLTDNSKNAIYINTNYPPCRIRFTIAHELSHLLFDHDAAVSSDNLKFNPYSKNIDKKDIPEFLATKFAQFFLIPFEKANRWAMQWPNNIDLDDVQRTIFENKTSVDVAINALYDLLYISGKTEQYKNIKEKLSHLYSSSDDDILTLLKRNKQRFSNIISDNKDSFSESVYSRIESELEL